CGGTGTTCCCGAGTTGTTGCCGTTTGCGGTCCAGTAACTCGTGCAGTCCGGCACGGTATGCTTCCTCGTCGATGTGCGAGAGGGCATCGGCAATGGCTTCGCCCGATATTTTTTTTTGCCGCAGGGCGGCCGCGATTTTCAGTCGCCCCCAGCGGTCGAACCGTATCTTGTCGTGCACATAACTCCGGCAATAACGCGCCTCGTCGATGTAGCCTTCGCGTTTGAGATGTTCGATGATGTTGGAGGCGGCTGTGGGGGGAATGCCCCAGCCGGCCAGTTTTTCTTCGATTTCGTTCGCACATCTTTCGGCCGTGGAACAGAGGGCTGCTGCCCGGTAGAGGGCTTCGTCGGGGGTGAGGGGTTTTTTCATCGGGGCAAATGGGTTTATCGGGTGGCCGTGACGAATCGCTCACGATTTGACAAGTCGCGGATAATCGTGACGTGGCCAAATCCTTCGGCGCGAAGCCGGTCGGCGGTCGCCGAGGCGAAAAGCGGATTGATTTCGAGGTAGAGTTTCCCTCCCGGGTGCAGGAGCTGCCGGGCGGTGATGGCAATGGCGCGATAGAACAGCAGCGGGTCGTTTTCGGGAACGAACAGGGCCGTATGCGGTTCGTGGTCGAGAACCTGCGGTTCCATGTCGGCCATTTCCGAGGGGACGATGTAAGGCGGGTTGCTGACGATGAGGTCGCAACTGCCGTGCTCTTCGGTCGGGGGCGTGTAGTGCAAGATGTCGCGTTGCAGAAACGTTACCCG
The sequence above is drawn from the Candidatus Caccoplasma merdavium genome and encodes:
- a CDS encoding RecX family transcriptional regulator; amino-acid sequence: MKKPLTPDEALYRAAALCSTAERCANEIEEKLAGWGIPPTAASNIIEHLKREGYIDEARYCRSYVHDKIRFDRWGRLKIAAALRQKKISGEAIADALSHIDEEAYRAGLHELLDRKRQQLGNTGNPSERAKLVRFALSRGFEPGIVFPICGENDHETSYDD